In Haloarchaeobius salinus, the sequence GACGCTCATTGTCAGTAGGGCATTGTGAACGGGTCGGCAAAGGGCTACCGTTGTCGACTGCTGCTGCGACCGGTCGGGCCGTCAGCATCGTGTGGGGATCTGTGTCTCGATGTCCGGCGAAAGAACCGGTCGCTCGCGGGCCGGAGTCGAAACCTATTTTCTGTCGTCGGGTAACCAACGAGACAGTGCGCGTCCTGAACCACCTCGAACTGGAGTCCCAGTTGGACCGGAGCGGCATGGGAACGGCCGCAGACCAGCAGCGCGAGGCGCTCTCGCGGGCGGCCCCGGAGATCGACGTGGTCACGTCGCCGTGGACCGACGGCTCGGTTCCCGACGCGCTGTTCGCGTCCTGGGCCTACGGCGACGACCTGCTCGTGGACTACGACATCGCGCATCTGAACATGGCCGGTCCGGTGTCGCTCGCGCTGGCGCGTCGGGCCAAGGCACAGGATGTCCCGCTCGTCCTGCACACCCACGTGACGAAGGAGGACTTCCGCGACTCGTTCCGGTTCTCGAACGTCGTCGCGCCCGCGCTGGGCGTCTACCTCAAACAGTTCTACTCGCAGGCGGACCTCGTGCTCTGTCCCTCCGAGTACACGAAGGGCGTCCTCGAGTCGTATCCGGTCGACGCGCCCATCAAGCCGATCTCGAACGGCATCGACCTCGAACCACTGGAGGGGTTCGAATCGTTCCGCGAGGGGACCCGGGAGCGGTACGACCTCGACGGCATGGTCGTCTTCGCGGTCGGGAACGTCTTCGAACGCAAGGGGGTGACGACGTTCTGCGAGCTGGCGCAGGCGACCGACTACGACTTCACCTGGTTCGGCACCTACGAGGAGGGGCCGGCGGCGTCGAAGACCGTCCGGCGGTGGACCCAGGACCCACCCGAGAACGTCACGTTCACCGGCTGGGTCGACGACAAACGGATGGCCTACGGCGCGGGCGACGTGTTCTGCTTCCCGGCGAAGGTCGAGAACCAGGGTCTCGTGGTGCTGGAGGCGATGGCGTGCGGGAAGGCCTGCGTGCTCCGTGACATCCCGGTCTTCCGCGAGTACTTCGAGGACGGCCACGACTGCCTCATCTGCGAGGACCTCGACGAGTTCCGGACGGCTCTGGAGCGCCTCGAGGCGAACCCGGAGCTCCGGGAGCGCCTGGGAGAGAACGGCCGGGAGACCGCCGAGTCGCACGGCCTCGACGAGATCGGTGCGGAGCTGGCCGCCACCTACCGGGAGCTGGTGGACCGATACTGAAGTCAGGTGATTTAAGTTCTCAAGGGTCAATCGGCCGATAATGGACCTACAGGTTGCCGCCTTTACCGACACCTACCTGCCGACGGTAAACGGCGTGACCTACACCATCAAGTCCTGGCGGGACCACTGGAACCGGAACGGCGGCTGGATGGACGTGGTCTACCCGGACTCCGACGACCACGTCCCGGAGGCCAGCGAGCACCCGGTCCGCTCGGTCCCGTTCCCGTTCTACGAGGGGTTCCGCGTCGGTGCGCCGCAGATACCGGAGGCGGCGACGAAGGCCGACGTCATCCACGCCCACACCGCGTTCGGACTCGGCCTCGCGAGCCTGCGTCTCGCCCGCTCTGCGGACAAGCCGCTGGTCGCCTCGTACCACACGCCGACCGCGGAGTACGCGAACTACATCGCCTCCTCCGACCGCATCACCGGCGGGCTCCGCCGGCTCAGCGAGCAGTACGAACGCTGGTTCTACAACCGCGCGGACCTCGTCGTCACACCCTCGGAGCCGACCCGGCGGAAGCTCGTCGACGATGTCGGTGTGGAGACACCGGTCCGCGTCGTCTCGAACGGCATCGACGTCGAACAGTTCCGGCCCGTCGACACCGCCGACTTCCGCGAACGGTATGACCTCGAGGGGACGTTGATCGGCTACACCGGCCGCCACGGCTACGAGAAACGTCTCACCGACATCATCGACGCCGCCGAGGAGCTCGACGTCACCGTCGTCCTCGGTGGTGACGGCCCCGCCCGCGACGACCTCGAACGACAGGCCCGCGGGAGCGACGCCGACGTTCGCTTCCTCGGCTTCCTCGACCGCGACGAGATGCCCGCGTTCTACTCGGCGCTCGACGTGTTCACGTTCCCCTCACCCGT encodes:
- a CDS encoding glycosyltransferase family 4 protein, encoding MRVLNHLELESQLDRSGMGTAADQQREALSRAAPEIDVVTSPWTDGSVPDALFASWAYGDDLLVDYDIAHLNMAGPVSLALARRAKAQDVPLVLHTHVTKEDFRDSFRFSNVVAPALGVYLKQFYSQADLVLCPSEYTKGVLESYPVDAPIKPISNGIDLEPLEGFESFREGTRERYDLDGMVVFAVGNVFERKGVTTFCELAQATDYDFTWFGTYEEGPAASKTVRRWTQDPPENVTFTGWVDDKRMAYGAGDVFCFPAKVENQGLVVLEAMACGKACVLRDIPVFREYFEDGHDCLICEDLDEFRTALERLEANPELRERLGENGRETAESHGLDEIGAELAATYRELVDRY
- a CDS encoding glycosyltransferase, translated to MDLQVAAFTDTYLPTVNGVTYTIKSWRDHWNRNGGWMDVVYPDSDDHVPEASEHPVRSVPFPFYEGFRVGAPQIPEAATKADVIHAHTAFGLGLASLRLARSADKPLVASYHTPTAEYANYIASSDRITGGLRRLSEQYERWFYNRADLVVTPSEPTRRKLVDDVGVETPVRVVSNGIDVEQFRPVDTADFRERYDLEGTLIGYTGRHGYEKRLTDIIDAAEELDVTVVLGGDGPARDDLERQARGSDADVRFLGFLDRDEMPAFYSALDVFTFPSPVETQGLVALEANACGTPVVGVDAGALAETVDDGVTGFHFDRGDIDGFRRGIRRALDERERLSENCLDRRDEVSIDHAIERLESLYEDVS